The DNA region CGTTAAGTCGGTTTAGCTGAAGTAAACGTCAGCCAGACCTTCGGCAGGGCGGGGCAGGATGTGGCTGCCAGCCAGTTCGCCGACTTGCGAAGCGGCGTTGGCACCAGCTTCGACAGCAGCACGAACGCTACCGACGTCGCCACTGACAACTGTGGTAACCAAACCACCGCCAATGTTGACGCGCTTCACGATCTTTACGTTGGCGGCTTTC from Bremerella alba includes:
- a CDS encoding BMC domain-containing protein, which gives rise to MQNAIGLIETKGLVGLVEATDAMAKAANVKIVKRVNIGGGLVTTVVSGDVGSVRAAVEAGANAASQVGELAGSHILPRPAEGLADVYFS